One region of Acropora muricata isolate sample 2 chromosome 13, ASM3666990v1, whole genome shotgun sequence genomic DNA includes:
- the LOC136894996 gene encoding uncharacterized protein, with protein MYVDNLLTGVNSSKEAKEFYSESKEVFHQSSMNLREWGSNSKSIPEQDRVKETITKVLGILWNTVADQLAVKGSKPTECSSKREVLKSIATVFDPLGFFTPATLQGKLFLQELWASEKEWDEKLEEEMLHKWMKLQKENECISMVTLPRFIGNSNCQLLCFCDASAKAYASVVYLSSDAGVNLLFSKARVAPIKKLGIPRLELLAVLIGVRMLHFLQEQLQLPVEKKFLWTDNQCVLHWIMSKKPLTTFVRNRVKEITETKDISFRYVITSQNPADLASRGVSAEDLDKCELWWRGPKWLQDSEKTWPTWDIPIITKEILEKIESETKGPKTLYEISNVTGENTTEGKVENKDKSTPSATPFGMDERKYSSLVRLLRITAWLLRFLQKARKQKVQTGELKAIEIKKAKILWIKFIQKANFPGAFNTTSGNANKKDHKNQLGIQLHDDGLLRCHGRMVHAEIPDDAIYPILLPKRSYFTSLLIREYHQKLFHSGVSHTLAQLRNEYWIPQGRAEVKKAIHGCGICKRFQGGPFKLPSMSPWPRKKVAKCAPFTYTGLDYFGPLYIQNKSSKEKVWVCLFTCVTVRAIHLELINDMTAEQFLLALRRFIARRGKPTQIILDNAPQFKLAKTAIDKAWKETISNHEVQSYNANQGIEWNFIVELAPWMGGFYERLVGTVKGALKKSIGKICLTEKKLETFLTEAEAVINSRPLVYVGEDFGSGFSLTPADFLTLNAKSGTPIIEINNSHDPDYGKKSSTDKLLEIWGKGQQHLNSLWRV; from the coding sequence ATGTATGTGGACAATCTTTTGACTGGAGTCAATTCAAGCAAAGAGGCGAAAGAATTTTATTCAGAATCGAAGGAAGTATTTCACCAATCATCCATGAATCTGAGAGAATGGGGGTCGAACTCAAAGTCAATTCCAGAGCAGGACAGAGTCAAGGAAACCATAACCAAAGTCCTTGGAATACTCTGGAACACTGTTGCAGATCAACTAGCAGTCAAAGGTTCAAAACCAACAGAATGTTCCTCGAAAAGAGAAGTGCTAAAATCCATTGCTACAGTTTTCGACCCATTGGGATTCTTTACCCCTGCAACTCTTCAAGGAAAACTCTTCCTTCAAGAATTATGGGCCTCAGAGAAAGAATGGGATGAGAAATTGGAAGAAGAGATGCTTCATAAATGGATGAAActtcagaaagaaaatgaatgtaTTTCCATGGTAACCCTTCCTAGATTCATTGGTAACTCCAACTGTCAATTGTTGTGCTTCTGTGATGCCTCAGCCAAAGCTTACGCCTCTGTTGTCTACTTGAGCTCTGATGCTGGTGTTAATTTGCTCTTCTCCAAAGCAAGAGTAGCCCCCATAAAGAAATTAGGCATACCTCGATTGGAACTTCTAGCAGTTCTTATTGGCGTACGCATGCTCcactttctacaagaacaaCTTCAACTCCCTGTGGAAAAGAAGTTCCTCTGGACAGACAATCAATGTGTCCTTCACTGGATTATGAGCAAGAAGCCATTAACAACTTTCGTCCGAAATCGAGTCAAGGAGATCACTGAAACAAaggacataagtttccgttatGTCATCACCAGTCAAAATCCTGCAGATTTAGCATCTAGAGGAGTCTCAGCGGAAGATCTGGACAAATGTGAACTTTGGTGGCGCGGGCCAAAATGGCTTCAGGACAGTGAGAAAACATGGCCAACTTGGGATATCCCAATAATTACTAAAGAGATATTGGAGAAGATTGAAAGTGAAACAAAGGGCCCAAAAACCCTCTATGAAATCTCTAACGTCACTGGCGAAAACACCACTGAAGGCAaggttgaaaacaaagacaagtcAACACCCTCGGCCACCCCCTTTGGAATGGATGAAAGGAAATACTCCTCCCTCGTTCGACTTCTTCGAATTACTGCATGGCTGTTACGATTTCTTCAGAAAGCTAGAAAACAGAAAGTCCAAACTGGAGAGCTAAAGGCTATCGAAatcaagaaagcaaaaattctgTGGATCAAGTTCATCCAGAAGGCTAACTTCCCTGGAGCCTTTAACACCACAAGTGGAAATGCCAACAAAAAAGATCACAAAAATCAACTTGGCATTCAACTTCATGATGATGGTCTACTTCGTTGCCATGGAAGAATGGTTCATGCTGAAATACCTGATGATGCAATATATCCAATACTTCTTCCCAAAAGGAGCTATTTCACTTCACTACTCATCAGGGAATACCATCAGAAACTTTTTCATTCCGGCGTGTCTCATACGTTAGCTCAACTCAGAAATGAATATTGGATTCCTCAAGGAAGAGCGGAAGTGAAGAAGGCAATTCATGGCTGTGGTATCTGTAAACGATTTCAAGGCGGACCCTTCAAACTTCCATCAATGTCTCCGTGGCCCAGGAAGAAAGTTGCAAAATGTGCTCCCTTCACCTATACTGGGTTAGATTATTTTGGCCCCCTGTACATCCAAAATAAGAGTTCAAAAGAAAAGGTTTGGGTGTGTCTTTTCACCTGTGTCACAGTAAGAGCCATCCACTTGGAGCTGATAAACGACATGACCGCTGAGCAGTTTCTGCTTGCACTCAGACGATTTATAGCGAGAAGAGGGAAACCTACACAGATCATTCTTGATAATGCCCCACAATTTAAGCTGGCAAAAACTGCTATTGATAAAGCCTGGAAGGAAACAATTTCAAACCATGAAGTGCAAAGTTACAATGCCAACCAAGGAATTGAATGGAACTTTATAGTGGAACTGGCCCCTTGGATGGGGGGATTTTATGAAAGATTAGTTGGCACCGTAAAGGGAGCTCTCAAGAAATCAATTGGCAAAATTTGCCTGACTGAGAAGAAACTTGAAACCTTTCTAACAGAGGCAGAGGCTGTTATTAATTCTCGTCCACTTGTTTACGTTGGCGAGGACTTTGGTTCTGGGTTTTCACTCACCCCAGCCGACTTCCTTACTCTTAATGCCAAGTCTGGGACTCCAATAATTGAAATCAATAACTCACATGATCCAGACTATGGAAAGAAGAGCTCCACTGACAAATTACTAGAAATTTGGGGTAAAGGTCAGCAACACTTGAATTCACTTTGGCGAGTCTGA
- the LOC136894997 gene encoding uncharacterized protein — protein sequence MEQKRLELEKQFGVPITCHTPTIKLPKLELQKFNGNILRWQEFWDSFEASIHRNPNLQPVDKFNYLRAELEGDASAVISGLELTNSNYEVAVNLLQERFGRDELMMDAHYSALMDLPVSLNVTEKLRATYDMIEKHLRSLKALGENVDQPHFVFLIKSKLPKMVISRMEEYKDMEEKWTVESIRKALKRYICAQEVGERQTQVIQSPESQDTAVKSQKQKSFSSKWSGATTTGALLSGNEEAARDSQTRGCFYCQRKDQWSDQCKTYPTVESRKAKIKGNCYICMRPNHLLKDCKVSKPCFHCQKVGNHHRSLCPKRFSSNEETETLAMFTDPLMAPETESSLLASGEQVLMQTALVDTLNLNTSKKHSTRLLLDCGSQRTYITEDLVNKLQLVSNNTEILTVFTFGSTKPKEFNTPVVEFGLKLKNGHTRNIQANVVPKITGMIQRAPINSKQFEPFLKDHQLADTLPSELEVSSVELLIGNDYYSELILPERKRLSPGLYLLASHLGWILSGRLPTEERKTSELSMFLMGGHSCQQYQQSFIPENSEVFMKPNLDEFWKLETIGIKDPVNDCDDDQAIQNFHETVRKTNGRYEVTWPWKEANPRLPDNYQLALGRLNSLLKRIQGKPELLQKYDSIIKDQLKKEIIEEVNDRTEEGCKKHYIPHHAVITPDRKTTKVRIVYDASAKVRKGCKSLNECLYRGPVILEDLCGLLIRFRTHKVALTADIERAFLQVGLQPTDRDVTRFLWLKDPTKPLTKDNLQIYRFTRVPFGVISSPSTT from the coding sequence ATGGAACAAAAACGTCTTGAATTGGAAAAACAATTTGGTGTCCCAATTACTTGCCACACTCCAACTATCAAGCTTCCTAAACTGGAACTTCAAAAATTTAATGGAAACATTTTGAGGTGGCAAGAATTTTGGGATTCATTTGAAGCCTCCATTCACAGGAATCCAAACCTTCAGCCTGTGGACAAATTCAACTATTTAAGAGCTGAATTAGAAGGAGATGCCAGTGCAGTTATCTCTGGACTGGAACTAACTAACTCCAACTATGAAGTTGCAGTAAATTTACTCCAAGAGAGATTTGGGAGGGATGAACTCATGATGGATGCTCACTACTCAGCATTAATGGATCTTCCTGTCTCTTTAAATGTCACTGAGAAACTTCGTGCAACGTATGACATGATTGAGAAACATCTTCGCTCTCTTAAAGCTcttggtgaaaatgtggatcagccacattttgttttcctcatTAAATCAAAGCTGCCAAAGATGGTGATTTCCCGGATGGAAGAGTACAAAGACATGGAAGAGAAGTGGACAGTGGAAAGCATCCGAAAAGCATTAAAGCGGTACATTTGTGCACAAGAAGTTGGAGAACGTCAAACACAAGTGATTCAGAGCCCTGAAAGTCAAGATACTGCAGTTAAGTCTCAGAAACAGAAATCGTTCTCTTCAAAATGGTCTGGTGCTACAACCACTGGCGCCTTACTTTCTGGAAATGAAGAAGCTGCTAGGGATAGTCAAACAAGGGGTTGTTTTTACTGTCAAAGAAAGGATCAATGGAGTGACCAGTGCAAAACTTATCCAACTGTTGAGTCAAGAAAGGcaaaaatcaaaggaaactgTTATATTTGTATGAGGCCAAATCATCTATTGAAAGATTGCAAAGTAAGCAAGCCATGTTTTCATTGCCAGAAAGTTGGAAATCACCACAGGAGTCTGTGTCCGAAAAGGTTTTCTTCCAATGAGGAAACTGAAACTTTGGCAATGTTTACTGACCCCCTAATGGCACCTGAAACTGAGAGTTCATTACTGGCTTCTGGAGAACAAGTTCTGATGCAGACTGCACTGGTGGATACTTTGAACCTCAATACTTCAAAGAAACACTCTACCCGACTCTTACTGGATTGTGGAAGCCAGAGAACTTACATAACCGAGGATTTAGTAAATAAACTCCAGTTAGTATCCAACAATACTGAAATTCTGACTGTCTTCACGTTTGGTTCTACAAAGCCAAAGGAATTTAACACTCCTGTGGTTGAATTTGGTTTGAAATTAAAGAATGGACACACaaggaacattcaagcaaaTGTAGTTCCAAAGATCACTGGAATGATTCAGAGGGCACCTATTAATTCTAAGCAGTTTGAACCCTTTTTAAAGGACCATCAACTTGCTGACACTCTCCCAAGTGAGCTAGAGGTGTCAAGTGTGGAATTACTAATCGGAAATGATTACTACAGTGAATTGATTTTGCCAGAGAGGAAAAGGTTGAGTCCTGGTCTCTACTTGCTTGCATCTCATTTGGGTTGGATCCTCTCTGGTAGACTGCCAACCGAAGAAAGGAAAACATCAGAACTTTCAATGTTCCTTATGGGTGGTCATTCCTGTCAACAATATCAGCAATCCTTCATCCCGGAGAACTCAGAGGTCTTCATGAAACCAAACTTAGACGAATTTTGGAAACTGGAAACTATAGGAATTAAGGATCCGGTCAATGACTGTGATGATGATCAAGCCATTCAAAACTTCCACGAAACTGTTAGAAAGACAAATGGGAGATACGAAGTTACTTGGCCATGGAAAGAAGCAAATCCGCGACTCCCCGACAACTACCAATTGGCTCTTGGTAGACTAAACTCTCTACTGAAACGAATTCAAGGAAAACCAGAATTACTCCAGAAGTATGACAGCATCATCAAAGATCAACTCAAGAAAGAAATCATTGAGGAAGTGAACGATAGAACTGAAGAGGGATGTAAAAAACACTACATTCCTCACCATGCTGTGATTACCCCTGATAGAAAAACAACTAAAGTAAGAATTGTTTACGACGCATCAGCGAAAGTCAGAAAGGGATGTAAAAGCCTTAACGAGTGTTTATACCGCGGTCCTGTCATCTTAGAAGATCTCTGTGGCCTTTTAATACGATTCAGGACTCACAAAGTTGCCCTGACAGCAGATATTGAAAGAGCCTTTCTGCAAGTAGGTCTCCAACCTACAGATCGAGACGTCACTAGGTTCCTGTGGCTCAAAGATCCCACTAAGCCACTGACCAAGGACAATCTGCAAATTTATCGCTTTACAAGGGTACCGTTTGGAGTTATCTCAAGCCCCTCCACCACTTAG
- the LOC136894998 gene encoding inner centromere protein-like codes for MSGCIRQRLGPTKKRLKERIEQSQTFLQQQITLDESEGKANELLLKLERNLRCYKDLLEQLQEASKDNEAKTQRLVAEMEEFSILTLDGDDAICDLKIFLANIAKRKQETTEREERQRERAHQRELQTEKLQLERELHLAKLNQEKELQMEKMKLELEMLKQNEIDKQREHEQKILEVELEAKRKMAQTEKEMELKRTTADIEL; via the coding sequence ATGAGCGGATGTATTCGGCAGCGTTTAGGGCCAACGAAGAAACGATTGAAGGAGCGAATTGAACAAAGTCAAACCTTCCTCCAACAACAGATTACTTTGGATGAAAGTGAGGGTAAGGCCAATGAACTACTTCTCAAGTTGGAGAGAAATCTCAGATGTTACAAAGATTTACTGGAACAACTACAAGAGGCATCCAAAGATAACGAAGCTAAAACCCAACGACTAGTCGCTGAAATGGAAGAGTTTAGTATTCTCACGCTTGATGGTGACGATGCCATTTGTGACCTTAAAATATTTCTGGCAAATATTGCTAAACGAAAACAGGAGACAACTGAAAGGGAGGAAAGACAGAGGGAACGAGCTCATCAAAGGGAACTTCAAACGGAAAAACTCCAACTAGAGAGGGAGCTTCATCTGGCAAAACTGAACCAAGAGAAAGAGCTTCAAATGGAAAAGATGAAATTGGAATTGGAAATGTTGAAACAGAATGAAATAGACAAACAGCGTGAACATGAGCAAAAGATATTGGAAGTAGAATTGGAAGCAAAAAGGAAGATGGCCCAAACTGAAAAGGAAATGGAGCTCAAGAGAACAACTGCGGATATAGAGCTTTAG